The Diospyros lotus cultivar Yz01 chromosome 11, ASM1463336v1, whole genome shotgun sequence region CAATATTCTCTGTCAACGGGATCACAGATCAGGTTGAAACATCATTTTTGTTCTCTACTTTTCCTAGTTTTGGAAGGCCCAATTGTGCAATGAACATTAAAACTGAGGcctatattctttctttctttctttcgatGAACTCACCGGCCAAAATATTCCAAGCTTCTTTCTTGCCTTTCATTCCAACCCAGATCGAACAGGAGATTGAACTTCCGGGAGCATACAAGGAGGTCGTGCACTTTTCCCTTCTAAGGATGGTGATTGGACAGTGCATTATGGCACTAGGCTTTACAATGTCAACTTTTCCCATCATTCTGCAATAAACTATATTAAgttgtcaatatatatatatatgtatgtatatgtatgtagagagagagagagaaggggggggggggtggaacTTCGCTTTTACACGTAGAACATCGGttaacaaatttttttgaacattataacttaacaaattatttctttcaaaGACCAGTCATACCACGCAGAAGCACTTTTATGCAAAATCTGGTAATTCGTCCTTGTTTACCTAGAGATAATCTGATAAGTGGCAGCATGATAATTCAGGTGGTCAGTTCAAACAGAGCCCTAAACCAAAGCAGATGTAACCATCTACTTGGAGTTACAAATTAAGATTGGATCCTGGAAGCTTTTCAGGCCCAACATTTATTGAtcaatttgaaatcaaaactgagtCTCACTCAATAAAAActgcaaaaagaaaattatgtaaGCTAAAAACGGGGAACAAGGAGGCTGTAACGCCATACCATCAGAGATGGCTTTCCAACACGTTATGGATAACATTCAATTGTTAGTCATTTTCTTCATTACACAACTTGCCAATTGTTACATGCCAAAAGGACAGGCAGAtgaacaaatattttaaatgttctTCCAAATGCAACTTCTATGACAAAAATAAAGTGGCATTTGCTTCATCAGACTGaaggatgtaatacccaaaattttatatatcgaaagtattttagaatttatagaATTTCCAGGCCAAAACACAATTTTGCCATATTTAGGGCCAAAGCGTGAATTACGAATCTTGGTAGGAACTTGAAGGGTTGCTAGGGATGTAGAACgaaacttggagggtaaaaatgCTTAGGAATCAAAGGATTTGTAAAACGAGAATCAAAATACGCGATTAGAGGCActcgggccaaagtgcaaaatctAAGATTTgaccgagggaggtcaaaacaagGGTTTTTCTAAACTTTTGGGGTTGTAATGAGACATCCTAAACTTGTGGGgcttaataaaattattgaaaaatccagGGTTTGAGGGATAGGGTAGAAATGCAATATATCAAAACTTTGGGgggtaaaaatgaaattttgaaaaaataagtgTGAAACCTACAAATCACCAGCCAACTTTGTGGTAGTTGCCGGCGAGGCTCCCAAGGGGTGCAGGGCTACTCTTCAGGCCATGATGTCCTAGTATCGACAGCCATTGGCCGGTTGGCCGTGATTTGGCCGAGAattggtcgaaattttttttaaaaaaaaattcgagGATTTGATCGAATATTTAGCTCGTTATGATGCATTTTAGGGCACTCGAGGGCTAGGAATGGGTCTTAGGGACCAAGAAAGGTCAGGATTCGTTGAAAAATCGGGGGCTATAAAAGCTCAGACTCGCGACCTAGGGTTTTCAATAAGTTCGAGCTAAAATTCGAGAATTTAAAGGTTGAATTGAGGATcgaggataaggggcttttgttccttgaagCTTGTAGatcatttctggaaaatttggaagCGTTTCGTTTAGATTTGAGTAAGATTCGAGGGGTCATCGGAAAATTCAAAGGGCCGCCAAAGACGCACTGTAAATCGATCATTCGAGGCACCGCCGGTGAAGTTTTAGGGCATCCAAGAGCACCCCCAGGTTCGCCTTGAGGAGAACTTCAAGTGGGTAGGATCAAATGTTTCATCGGAGCAAGTTGCAGTCATCAGAGCCGGAAAAGACGATCGGCGACTACACTGCACGGGCAGATTTCACTCGCAATACACGCACCATGCGCTTGAGGTCCGGggtaaattcataattaattttataatttctagaaaattattttaggaatatttgtgaaaaaatatttggtgaaaataaGTGTTACATATTCATTATGAATTTtcgaagaaaaatgaaattatggaaaatagggaaaaatgggaaaatcttagaaaattaaGGATTTTGATGTTTGGTGGATAAAATCATTGGCCAGGAGGTGACTTGGTCATACGGGCTTGAGGATTTCACAGTGTTCGAGGTGATACGCTTATCGAGGTTGAGATCAAAAACGcagttaaggtgagtggttcaatCCAAGATTTGGCTTATTTTTCAAGCAAATGATTTAACCTGCGgatggttggtttcatgtgAATGTGTTGCCTAAATGCTTTTGGTTTACAAACGTATTGTGCATATTGAATCTATTATACGATGCATCAACTGGGAACGTTTTGTGAAAATGCATGGCAAGTGATTTTTGAGACATTGATATATTTGATTCATGTCGTTGTAATTGTCCATGGGGATGGGATGGAGTCTCTTTGAGAATAGGGCAATGTTAATCTCAACCGTGATGAGAAAAGGGTTTTCCTCAGGTGACGTCAGTGTGCATCCCGGAGATTAAATATGTCGCGACAAGGTCAATCTCAACCGTGTGATGTGGAATGAATTTTCCACGGGTGATCGCCGATATGCACCCAGGAGATTTAAGTATGCTagagagatttctcaagattgaCGTGTtgtgttatttatatatgaCATGCTCATGATCTTACATGCATTCTATAAACTACttttatgccatcacttagatgattcaacatctaatatGGAttatgcccctgaaacattcaaacgttccagacgAGGGTCACGATAGGGGGCGAGGATGTGGTCGGTTAGGGCTGATGGAGTACGGGCATGATAGTCGTTATTTACATTTTGAAGTTATGTAATCCTTATTTTGAATGGAAGACAACATGTATGAGCAATTGTAGTAATCTATGTTATGCGATCTTATTTCCGTTGTGTAACGGTATGCTCTACTTAGCTTAAGTCCATCAATCTTGTTAGCTAAATAGGCAAGACTAGGGTTCTGGGATTTTtgtgagcatgtgaagattgttctttgagACATTAAGTGTGTCGAACTTAcgtatggaaaaaaaaatcacggTAATTCCCTATGGTGACACACCcagcgaggcggggtgttacaaagccATAATGGACAAAACCAAATAAGATACACATACATAGACGGAAAGATGAGAAAGGAGGAGCTATGATCATACCTTTAAAAGTGCAAATGTCCAGTGATGGTGAGGTTGTACATGTATATatctttggtttttgttttggtgAAGTAGAGAGGGACAGGAGAACTCAACTATAAGACTGAAGccggaaaaaaaaaggaaaaaataaaagatatgtaAGTTCGTGCACTTATCCCAATAacccaaaaataaaacacacacacaccaaaaagggaaaaaaaaggaCAGGCAAGTCATTTAAAAGCCAACCCAGTACTGACCAAATCCAAAAGTGCTATATGATGTGACAGGTGAATGTTTTTTAACCTCCTCCAACATAGCAGCAGACATGAAAATCATATCATGATCCATGCAGTGGATAATTTTCACCTCCAATCAATGTAGTAATTTGTACATAGTGACCTTTTTCACCAGTTACTTAGATGCTTGAAGCCCCTTGACGATATCCATTCCTTTTAAACTTTCTACTTACAAGGATATCATAAGTCTTATCATCAGGTGTAAGACCTCTGTCAAGCATCTCATCATGCAATCTAAAAGCTTCCTGCAAATTCCCCTCATTGAAGTATCCAGCAATCAAAGCATTATAAACCAGAACGTTAGCAGCAATACTCCTTTTGTCCATCTCTTCCAATACCTTACGTGCATTCTCAAGCTGACCATTGTTGCAAAGACCATGTGCCAAGGCAGTATGCATGATGTCATCAGGCATAATGCCCTTGGCAAGCATCTCAGTGTACAATTCTGATGCAAAGACTATTTTCCCCTCTTTTAGCAAACCATCTATTAATGTTGTATATGTTTCCAAACCAAAGGGGATTCCCTCGTTGACCATCCTCTTATACAGGGCAAGTGCTTCTTCCATGTTACCCAAATTTTTGAAACCatttatcatattattataaacagCTGAATTAGGAGATAAACCAACTTCAAGGAGCTCATTAAAGACTTTACGTGCATTTCCCATGTCTCTTCTTTTGCAAAATGCATTAATCAAGGTACCGTATGCAACAATATCCAAGTCAAGACCCTTCTTTCTCATCTCATTCAGCATTTTCAAAGCAAGAACAATATTATTGCTTTTGCATAATCCATCAATCAAAATAGTGTAAGTGAAAACATTGGGAGAAATCCCACATTCACACATGTCTCTATAAACACCCAATGCAGAATTGACGGTGCCCTCCTTCAGAAAACCGTCTATAATGCAGTTGTAAGACATACAGGTGGGAACAAACCCCTTCTCCACAAACGTCTTCATCATATCCCTTGCTTCAGATGAATGACCAAGTTTACACAATCCATTGATGATAGTAGTATATGTGTAGTCACTTGGGGATATACCCCTACCAATCATCTGATCATACATGCCAAGGGCCCGTTCAATCTCGCCTTTTTTAAAATACCCATCAATCAAAATACTATGTGTGACCACATTAGCTTTTAAGCCAGATTCTTGCATCTCTGATAACAAAGATGATGCCAAGTCCATACTCCCCTTTCTGCAGTGACCAAGTATCAGATTATTGTATGAAACTATACTTGGTACCACTCCTTGATTCACCATCTTGTGCCATACATTGCTAGCTTCATCCACCTTACCCTCTTTACAGAGCCTGTATATCATGTCATTGTATGTAAAAGCATTGGCAATACCACTCTCAACTGCCTCATCAAACTGTTTGGAAGCCTCCTCCCAAAGATGCGCTCTCAATAATCCCCGTATCACAGAATTCACATCATAGACGCTTGGATGTATACCTGCTAGTTTCATTTGCGTGTAGAACTCAGACGCCTTTTCCATTTTCCCAGCCCTACAGCATCCTTCAATTATAACCGAATAAGTGATCTTGTTTGGCACAAGCCCTCCGTGAACAATCTTATCAAACAAATTCAAAGCACTATCTAGATCACCATTCAAATAAAACCCCTTCATCAAGCTTGTTGCTACGACCAAATTCATTGGTGTTCCGCTACTAATCATCTCATCTTTCAGCTTTATAGCACTTTCCATGTTCTGTTGCTTGACACAAGCTCCAATTACACTCGTAATTGTTCCTTCAGAAGGAATCCACCccatttttctcatttcatTCAACAACTCACACGCCATAACTGAATTGGGTTTCCTACAAGCAGCTTGAATAGCAGTAGTATATGCGGCTGCATCAAGCTCGAGGCCACTGGCCTTAGCTTTCTTAAAGTACTGTTCTGCCTCGTCAACCTTCCCATCCTTCAAATACGCAGTCATTATTATGTGAATCGTAAACGCATTGCATTCACTTCCTCTGGAATCTAAAATACCGGCCAAACCTAGGACTTCTGGAATCATGTTTTCCCTAGCCAGTGCACTCAACAGAAAATTTACATTGGGAATCAATGGATCTATATCACTTTCAATCAATCTATTAAAGCAATCAATAGCATCTATCAATCTCCCAGACCTAGCATAACTAttcaacaaataattaaaaacacgCGAGTCTAATTCAAATTGAAACCTCCTCGAGCAGTTAACCAAGCGATCAACAAGAATACGGGCAGAAGGATCCGACCCGGATGTAACGTAATGGTTGAGCATGTACCGAGCAATCCTGTGATGCCCCTGCGACCCAATCAAAATCCAGAGCATAATGCAGAACGGATCGACAATGCTGGCAAAACCCGGCTGTTTCTCGGCCCATCTGAAGTATCTCAAAGCCGAATCAGGCTCGTTCCTCCGGCTCAACAAAGTGGCAATCATTTCGGTCTGCCCAAGACCCCATTTTCTTGAAACGGGTGCGGTGAATTCGCACCTAGGTTCCCCAATTTCTGCACTGGATTTCTCGGGGAAGACGAGAGAATCAGGCATGGGATTACGAGAAAGCTCAGGTTGTTCGGCGGTTGAATTTGGGTTTAACGCAGAGGCTTCTTGAGCGTGTGAAATCGGAGCCGAGCAGAGACATCTCTGGGTTCTGATTGAAGAAATCCGCCACGGAGCAGTAGAAGAGGGAGCCAGGCGAGTTCTCATCGTTACTGCTCTTTGGTTCGAAGAGCGTTGCTGAAACTGACTGAAGAGAAGGGCTAAGCCTAACTACCCTAAAATCGTTAGACCTGGAAGTCTGATTTCATGGCTTCTTCGTCCCCGTCCGGTATACACCGACGAGACATGCGGCTGGGGGATCAACTTAGAAAAGATTAGGGCTTTAGTTcagtgtttcaatttttgaaaattcaataacTACCCCTAGTATTTGATATAATTGCAAGAACTTCC contains the following coding sequences:
- the LOC127812669 gene encoding pentatricopeptide repeat-containing protein At3g54980, mitochondrial; translation: MRTRLAPSSTAPWRISSIRTQRCLCSAPISHAQEASALNPNSTAEQPELSRNPMPDSLVFPEKSSAEIGEPRCEFTAPVSRKWGLGQTEMIATLLSRRNEPDSALRYFRWAEKQPGFASIVDPFCIMLWILIGSQGHHRIARYMLNHYVTSGSDPSARILVDRLVNCSRRFQFELDSRVFNYLLNSYARSGRLIDAIDCFNRLIESDIDPLIPNVNFLLSALARENMIPEVLGLAGILDSRGSECNAFTIHIIMTAYLKDGKVDEAEQYFKKAKASGLELDAAAYTTAIQAACRKPNSVMACELLNEMRKMGWIPSEGTITSVIGACVKQQNMESAIKLKDEMISSGTPMNLVVATSLMKGFYLNGDLDSALNLFDKIVHGGLVPNKITYSVIIEGCCRAGKMEKASEFYTQMKLAGIHPSVYDVNSVIRGLLRAHLWEEASKQFDEAVESGIANAFTYNDMIYRLCKEGKVDEASNVWHKMVNQGVVPSIVSYNNLILGHCRKGSMDLASSLLSEMQESGLKANVVTHSILIDGYFKKGEIERALGMYDQMIGRGISPSDYTYTTIINGLCKLGHSSEARDMMKTFVEKGFVPTCMSYNCIIDGFLKEGTVNSALGVYRDMCECGISPNVFTYTILIDGLCKSNNIVLALKMLNEMRKKGLDLDIVAYGTLINAFCKRRDMGNARKVFNELLEVGLSPNSAVYNNMINGFKNLGNMEEALALYKRMVNEGIPFGLETYTTLIDGLLKEGKIVFASELYTEMLAKGIMPDDIMHTALAHGLCNNGQLENARKVLEEMDKRSIAANVLVYNALIAGYFNEGNLQEAFRLHDEMLDRGLTPDDKTYDILVSRKFKRNGYRQGASSI